CAACCTTTCTTTGGAACAACTTCCTCGGAGGACAGTCGAGTTCCCGCCCATTGGGCGATGCTGTCCTCGATGGCATAGACTTTGACATTGAGGCCGGTGGCGGCAACCATTGGGATGAACTTGCAAGGGCCCTCAATGGGTTCAGCTCACAGAAGAAGGTGTACTTGGCTGCAGCCCCACAGTGTCCAATCCCTGATGCTCACTTGGACTCAGCCATCAAAACCGGCCTCTTTGACTATGTGTGGGTTCAGTTCTACAACAACCCTCCATGCCAGTACTCTAGTGGCAGCACCAACAATCTCATCAATTCTTGGAACCAATGGACCTCAAGCCAGGCCAAACAAGTGTTCTTGGGACTGCCAGCTTCTACTGCAGCTGCTGGTAGTGGGTTTGTTCCTGCTGATGTGTTGACCTCCCAGGTTCTTCCTGCTATCAAGGGTTCTGCCAAGTAT
Above is a window of Glycine soja cultivar W05 chromosome 12, ASM419377v2, whole genome shotgun sequence DNA encoding:
- the LOC114379380 gene encoding acidic endochitinase-like, giving the protein MASLKQVSPLLLLFPLLLISLFKSSHAAGIAIYWGQNGNEGSLADACNTGNYQFVNIAFLSTFGNGQTPQLNLAGHCEPSTNGCTKFSDEIKACQGKGIKVLLSLGGASGSYSLGSAEEATQLATFLWNNFLGGQSSSRPLGDAVLDGIDFDIEAGGGNHWDELARALNGFSSQKKVYLAAAPQCPIPDAHLDSAIKTGLFDYVWVQFYNNPPCQYSSGSTNNLINSWNQWTSSQAKQVFLGLPASTAAAGSGFVPADVLTSQVLPAIKGSAKYGGVMLWDRFNDGQNKYSDAIKGSV